The following proteins come from a genomic window of Solwaraspora sp. WMMA2065:
- a CDS encoding sugar phosphate isomerase/epimerase produces MDEVLRRNGQLSPPNPALTRRNILAASAGAAAVLGAAGLPVLQTSRPARAGGGWSVDPLIPEQNRGIILYSVRDRIRAAPDDSGVPYGFERVLARLAELGYKEIEFAGYTQSEEILGRQITPTEIRKILDDNGLVANGTHARINAETFQQELDIAEELGMKNIGTGSDPTRSDYQSDWDEAADLWNELGRQARERKMRLYTHNHDAAYNFLLDSGPLDEQGRPTRSSGVRKLEYFMAKTDAKYVYFEMDIYWGYVARHKHHTFINSAGRERTRVFDPILTVARRPRRFPLFHAKDGARSPEQSNGYEMTPMGDGDINFQQFFQTIGHYDFHHANWEQDTAPGGSENPGQSLEFAERSYQHMSELTVYSQGE; encoded by the coding sequence ATGGACGAGGTGCTACGCCGCAACGGGCAACTCTCGCCACCCAATCCGGCGCTCACCCGCCGCAACATCCTCGCCGCATCGGCCGGTGCCGCTGCCGTGCTCGGTGCGGCCGGGCTGCCGGTGCTGCAGACCAGCCGTCCGGCCCGGGCCGGCGGCGGCTGGTCCGTGGACCCGCTGATCCCCGAGCAGAACCGGGGCATCATCCTCTACTCGGTCCGGGACCGCATCCGGGCCGCCCCGGACGACAGCGGCGTACCGTACGGCTTCGAGCGGGTCCTGGCCCGCCTGGCGGAACTCGGTTACAAGGAGATCGAGTTCGCTGGTTACACCCAGAGCGAGGAGATCCTCGGACGGCAGATCACGCCGACCGAGATCCGCAAGATCCTGGACGACAACGGCCTGGTCGCCAACGGCACCCACGCCAGGATCAATGCGGAGACGTTCCAGCAGGAGCTCGACATCGCCGAGGAACTCGGCATGAAGAACATCGGCACCGGCAGCGACCCGACCCGCAGCGACTACCAGTCGGACTGGGACGAGGCCGCTGACCTGTGGAACGAGCTCGGCCGGCAGGCCCGGGAACGCAAGATGCGGCTCTACACCCACAACCATGACGCTGCGTACAACTTCCTGCTCGACTCCGGCCCGCTGGACGAGCAGGGACGGCCGACCCGTTCGTCCGGTGTCCGCAAGCTCGAGTACTTCATGGCCAAAACCGACGCGAAGTACGTCTACTTCGAGATGGACATCTACTGGGGCTACGTCGCCCGGCACAAGCACCACACGTTCATCAACTCGGCTGGTCGGGAGCGGACCCGGGTGTTCGACCCGATCCTGACGGTGGCCCGTCGGCCCCGGCGGTTCCCGCTGTTCCACGCCAAGGACGGTGCCAGGAGCCCGGAGCAGAGCAACGGCTACGAGATGACGCCGATGGGCGACGGCGACATCAACTTCCAGCAGTTCTTCCAGACCATCGGGCACTACGACTTCCACCACGCCAACTGGGAGCAGGACACCGCTCCCGGCGGATCGGAGAACCCGGGTCAGTCGCTGGAGTTCGCCGAGCGCAGCTACCA
- a CDS encoding ABC transporter permease: protein MVTLVLPQMLGVGAAVRRAGSVMERNAAALKSAYWVVMISGVVEPLLYLFSIGVGVGRLIGDITLPGSGAVIGYAAFVAPAMLAASAMTGALSETTFNFFAKMKFVKLYDGILATPVRPTELAFGELGWAMARGSIYSATFLLVMVVMGLTTVPRALLAFPAAILVGFAFGGLGMALSTYMRSWQDFDLMGSAQFAVFLFSGTFVPAEAYPSVLRWLVELTPLYRSVHLIRAIAVDTVGWMQLVDVGYLVAVTVLGLTVAGRRVGRLLCN, encoded by the coding sequence GTGGTGACCCTCGTCCTGCCGCAGATGCTCGGGGTCGGCGCGGCCGTGCGGCGGGCCGGGTCGGTGATGGAGCGCAACGCGGCCGCCCTGAAGTCCGCGTACTGGGTGGTGATGATCTCCGGGGTGGTCGAGCCGTTGCTCTACCTGTTCTCGATCGGTGTCGGCGTGGGCCGGCTGATCGGGGACATCACCCTGCCGGGCAGCGGGGCCGTCATCGGGTACGCAGCCTTCGTCGCCCCAGCGATGCTCGCCGCCTCGGCGATGACCGGCGCGTTGTCGGAGACGACGTTCAACTTCTTCGCCAAGATGAAGTTCGTCAAGCTCTACGACGGGATCCTGGCCACCCCGGTCCGCCCGACCGAGCTGGCCTTCGGTGAGCTCGGCTGGGCGATGGCGCGGGGCAGTATCTATTCGGCAACCTTCCTGCTGGTGATGGTCGTGATGGGGCTGACGACGGTCCCCCGGGCGCTGCTGGCGTTCCCGGCCGCGATCCTGGTCGGGTTCGCCTTCGGCGGGCTCGGCATGGCGCTGTCCACCTACATGCGCAGCTGGCAGGACTTCGACCTGATGGGCTCGGCCCAGTTCGCGGTCTTCCTGTTCTCCGGGACGTTCGTGCCGGCCGAGGCGTACCCGTCGGTACTGCGCTGGCTGGTCGAGCTGACCCCGCTGTACCGGTCGGTCCACCTGATCCGGGCGATCGCCGTGGACACTGTCGGGTGGATGCAGTTGGTCGATGTCGGCTATCTCGTCGCGGTGACGGTGCTCGGGCTGACCGTCGCCGGGCGTCGGGTAGGTCGGCTGCTCTGCAACTGA
- a CDS encoding ABC transporter permease, translating into MSGTDTGATPTVTTTARSTGARARSWFGPASSVLEANLTAYRRTWRSSVFSSFLLPLLTVLSFGVGVGAYVDQGVGGFSYLDWIVPGLIASTALQVAIGESSWPVLGGFTWQRTYYSQIAAPLRIADIVGGLLAFVLLRVLASAVAFVAVAAAFGALHSGWAVLTLPVAVLLAAAVALPVAAFAATIRSDSYMVIVFRFAVIPMTLFAGVFFPVESLPVTVRWLAYLSPLWHGVDLCRAASLGIMPAWSVPGHLGYLSLWAAAGWWLAVNRFRKRLIH; encoded by the coding sequence ATGTCCGGGACAGACACTGGCGCGACGCCGACGGTAACGACAACCGCGCGATCGACCGGGGCGCGGGCCCGGAGCTGGTTCGGGCCGGCGTCGAGCGTCCTGGAAGCCAACCTGACCGCCTACCGGCGGACCTGGCGGTCGTCGGTCTTCTCGTCGTTCCTGCTGCCGCTGTTGACGGTGCTCAGCTTCGGTGTGGGGGTGGGAGCCTACGTCGACCAGGGGGTCGGCGGGTTCAGCTATCTCGACTGGATCGTCCCCGGTCTGATCGCTTCCACCGCGTTGCAGGTGGCCATCGGGGAGTCCTCCTGGCCGGTGCTGGGCGGGTTCACCTGGCAACGGACCTACTACTCGCAGATAGCCGCTCCGCTACGGATCGCCGACATCGTCGGTGGGTTGCTCGCCTTCGTCCTGCTGCGGGTGCTGGCGAGTGCCGTGGCCTTCGTCGCGGTGGCCGCCGCGTTCGGTGCGCTGCACTCGGGTTGGGCGGTGCTGACCCTGCCGGTGGCCGTGCTGCTGGCAGCGGCCGTCGCCCTGCCGGTGGCCGCCTTCGCGGCCACCATCCGCAGCGACAGCTACATGGTCATCGTGTTCCGGTTCGCGGTCATCCCGATGACCCTGTTCGCCGGAGTGTTCTTTCCGGTGGAGTCGCTGCCGGTGACCGTGCGCTGGCTGGCGTACCTGTCGCCGCTCTGGCACGGGGTCGACCTGTGCCGGGCGGCCTCGCTCGGCATCATGCCCGCCTGGTCCGTCCCCGGGCATCTCGGCTACCTGAGCCTCTGGGCGGCGGCCGGGTGGTGGCTGGCAGTCAACCGGTTCCGCAAGCGTCTGATCCACTAG
- a CDS encoding GNAT family N-acetyltransferase → MIAQTDRLSLRRFTIDDLPLLVELDSDPEVMRYLTGGRPTPAETVRREVLPAILRDYLRFPGFGKWAAIERSSGAFIGWFALKPAAAGPAVTGPADGVVNGRSGRLAITEVELGYRLRRASWGRGYASEGARALLRMAFDHPTVDRVFAETMAVNVASRRVMEAAGLRLARCFHLQWDDPIEGVEHGEVEYEVRRIDWAERAAAPAIERNRLH, encoded by the coding sequence ATGATCGCGCAGACCGACCGGCTGTCACTACGCCGCTTCACCATCGACGACCTGCCACTGCTCGTCGAGCTGGACAGTGACCCCGAGGTGATGCGGTACCTTACCGGAGGCAGACCGACCCCGGCCGAAACCGTACGCCGCGAGGTCCTGCCCGCGATCCTGCGTGACTATCTGCGCTTTCCGGGCTTCGGCAAGTGGGCCGCCATCGAGCGCTCCAGCGGTGCCTTCATCGGCTGGTTCGCGCTGAAGCCGGCCGCCGCCGGTCCGGCTGTCACCGGTCCCGCCGACGGTGTGGTCAACGGCCGCAGTGGCCGGCTGGCGATCACCGAGGTGGAGCTCGGGTACCGACTGCGACGCGCCTCCTGGGGCCGGGGGTACGCCTCGGAGGGTGCCCGAGCACTGCTGCGGATGGCGTTCGATCACCCGACCGTCGACCGGGTATTCGCCGAGACGATGGCGGTCAACGTCGCCTCGCGGCGGGTGATGGAAGCGGCCGGATTGCGCCTGGCCCGCTGCTTCCACCTGCAGTGGGACGATCCGATCGAGGGCGTCGAGCACGGCGAGGTCGAATACGAGGTGCGCCGGATCGACTGGGCGGAGCGCGCCGCGGCGCCGGCGATCGAGCGTAACCGCCTGCACTGA
- a CDS encoding ABC transporter ATP-binding protein, with the protein MTERGNGPLIHARGLVKRFGTFTAVAGIDVDVAPGEAFGFLGPNGAGKSSTMRMVGCVSPPSGGILRILGMDPQQDGPAIRARLGVCPQLDNLDQELTVRENLVSYARYFQIPRPVARRRADELLDFVQLRDRSGSKVEPLSGGMKRRLTIARALVNEPDIVLLDEPTTGLDPQARHLVWERLFRLKQRGVTLVLTTHYMDEAEQLCDRLVVMDGGRIVAEGSPRDLITRYSTREVVELRFPTDDQDSFAGKLGGIAERTEVLPDRILIYTGDGDGALNEVHRRGLAPTSALIRRSGLEDVFLHLTGRTLID; encoded by the coding sequence GTGACTGAACGGGGTAACGGGCCACTCATCCACGCACGCGGTCTGGTCAAGCGGTTCGGGACGTTCACCGCAGTCGCCGGCATTGACGTCGACGTCGCGCCCGGCGAGGCGTTCGGCTTTCTGGGGCCGAACGGCGCCGGCAAGAGCTCCACCATGCGGATGGTGGGCTGCGTCTCCCCGCCCAGCGGCGGCATTTTGCGAATCCTCGGGATGGATCCGCAGCAGGACGGCCCGGCGATCCGGGCCCGGCTCGGCGTCTGCCCGCAGCTGGACAACCTCGACCAGGAACTGACGGTACGGGAGAACCTGGTCAGTTACGCCCGCTACTTCCAGATCCCGCGACCGGTCGCCCGGCGCCGCGCCGACGAACTGCTCGACTTCGTGCAGTTGCGCGACCGGTCGGGTAGCAAGGTCGAGCCGCTGTCCGGCGGCATGAAACGCCGACTCACCATCGCCCGTGCCCTGGTCAACGAGCCGGACATCGTGCTGCTCGACGAGCCGACCACCGGGCTGGACCCACAGGCCCGGCACCTGGTGTGGGAGCGACTGTTCCGGCTCAAGCAACGGGGCGTCACGCTGGTGCTGACCACGCACTACATGGACGAGGCCGAGCAGCTCTGCGACCGACTGGTGGTGATGGACGGCGGTCGGATTGTCGCCGAGGGCTCGCCGCGGGACCTGATCACCCGCTACTCCACCCGTGAGGTGGTCGAACTCCGGTTCCCGACCGACGACCAGGACAGCTTCGCCGGCAAACTGGGCGGAATCGCCGAACGGACCGAGGTGCTGCCGGACCGGATCCTGATCTACACCGGCGACGGCGACGGGGCGCTCAACGAGGTGCACCGCCGTGGGCTGGCACCGACCAGCGCGTTGATCCGGCGCAGTGGTCTGGAGGACGTCTTCCTGCATCTCACCGGCCGGACCCTGATCGACTAG
- a CDS encoding ROK family transcriptional regulator — MTNVLGVWPENTHQAQILRLLRDGPCSRAELGDAVGLSRSKVATELDRMIDRGLVETAGPAASRGGRPSSIVRIAAATRFLSIDIGASTLDVALTDGELQVVTRMTERTELRQGPTTVIAQALELVTKLAADSGTTRFTGAGIGVPGPVSVHEGVPVSPPFMPGWHRFPVREMFSTELGCPVLVDNDVNIMALGEKHAGIARSFDDFLFVKIGAGIGAGIVVGGDVYRGANGCAGDIGHTAVDENGPQCLCGNIGCLEAYFGGAALTRDAVAAARAGRSDQLAEQLARIGTLTALDVTRAAAAGDPVAVGMVRDGGRRVGQVLARLVSFFNPGMVVIGGGLAGMGHALLAEIRSVVYRSSLPLATGDMPIVLSELGDQAGLIGATRMISDHVFTAG, encoded by the coding sequence ATGACCAACGTGCTGGGAGTGTGGCCGGAGAACACGCACCAGGCGCAGATCCTGCGCCTGCTCCGCGACGGCCCGTGCTCGCGCGCCGAACTTGGCGACGCGGTCGGCCTGTCCAGGTCGAAGGTGGCCACCGAGCTCGACCGGATGATCGACCGGGGTCTGGTGGAGACCGCCGGTCCGGCCGCGTCCCGGGGCGGTCGTCCGTCGTCGATCGTCCGGATCGCCGCCGCCACCCGCTTCCTCAGCATCGACATCGGCGCGAGCACCCTGGACGTGGCGCTCACCGACGGAGAGCTGCAGGTCGTGACCCGGATGACCGAGCGCACCGAGCTGCGCCAGGGGCCGACGACGGTGATCGCGCAGGCTCTCGAACTGGTCACCAAACTGGCCGCCGACTCGGGAACCACGCGGTTCACCGGCGCCGGCATCGGGGTGCCCGGTCCGGTCAGTGTCCACGAAGGCGTGCCGGTCTCGCCACCGTTCATGCCGGGTTGGCACCGCTTCCCGGTACGGGAGATGTTCAGCACCGAACTCGGCTGCCCGGTGCTGGTCGACAACGACGTCAACATCATGGCGCTCGGTGAGAAACACGCCGGCATCGCCCGTTCGTTCGACGACTTCCTGTTCGTCAAGATCGGCGCCGGGATCGGCGCCGGGATAGTGGTCGGCGGGGACGTCTACCGGGGGGCCAACGGTTGCGCCGGCGACATCGGCCACACCGCTGTCGACGAGAACGGGCCGCAGTGCCTCTGCGGCAACATCGGCTGCCTGGAGGCGTACTTCGGTGGTGCGGCGCTGACCCGCGACGCGGTCGCCGCCGCCCGAGCCGGGCGTTCCGACCAGCTCGCCGAACAACTCGCCCGGATCGGCACGCTCACCGCGCTGGACGTCACCCGGGCGGCCGCCGCCGGCGACCCGGTCGCGGTCGGCATGGTCCGCGACGGTGGACGACGCGTCGGCCAGGTGCTGGCCCGGCTGGTGAGCTTCTTCAACCCGGGGATGGTGGTGATCGGCGGCGGACTCGCCGGGATGGGCCACGCGTTGCTGGCCGAGATCCGCAGCGTCGTCTACCGCAGCTCACTGCCGCTGGCCACCGGCGACATGCCGATCGTCCTGTCCGAGCTGGGCGACCAGGCCGGTCTGATCGGCGCCACCAGGATGATCAGCGACCACGTCTTCACCGCCGGCTGA
- the dnaG gene encoding DNA primase encodes MYLEGGRQSMAGRIRDEDISLVRERTSIADIISESVTLKSAGGGNLKGLCPFHDEKTPSFTVAPGRNVYFCHGCGKGGDAITFLMEAEHLTFVESVERLAARAGIQLRYIEAGPAPVRQQAGQRQRLTAAHAAAVEFYVDRLTDPAARPAREFLARRGFDRATAERYACGFAPDAWDELTRHLRQRGFTAQELITAGLARQARSGSLIDRFRRRLLWPIRELGGDVIGFGARKLFDDDDGPKYLNTPETPIYKKSHVLYGIDQAKREIARQGRAVIVEGYTDVMACHLAGVPTAVATCGTAFGADHIGVLRRLLMDTEAVAGEIIFTFDGDAAGQKAALRAFEEDQRFVGRTFIAVSPDNMDPCDLRLAKGDLAVRDLVARREPLVDFALRQVLSRFDLDTVDGRVEAMRRAAPLVAKLKDRDKRPEYVRKLAGDLGMEVEPVQRAVLAAAAGPQRTAGGRAAVPEPAAPKPRNEPDNPQALVEREALKLGLQVPVLAGPMFDNLGAEVYQHPVHAVLRDAMAQAGGAAAATTGAVWIERVRDNCADLAARALVAELAVEPLHVDRDADPYYVSVTLARLQWGAVTTRIRELKSKVQRINPVTNQDEYLTLAGELFSLEQHARALREQAVGGL; translated from the coding sequence ATGTACCTCGAAGGAGGGCGACAGAGCATGGCTGGTCGGATCCGGGACGAGGACATCTCGCTGGTGCGGGAGCGTACGTCGATCGCCGACATCATCTCGGAGAGCGTCACGCTCAAGTCGGCCGGTGGTGGCAACCTCAAAGGGCTCTGCCCCTTCCACGACGAGAAGACGCCGTCGTTCACCGTGGCGCCCGGCCGGAACGTGTACTTCTGTCACGGCTGTGGCAAGGGCGGGGACGCGATCACCTTCCTGATGGAGGCCGAGCACCTCACCTTCGTCGAGTCGGTGGAGCGGCTCGCCGCCCGCGCCGGGATCCAGCTGCGCTACATCGAGGCCGGTCCCGCGCCGGTCCGCCAGCAGGCCGGTCAGCGGCAACGGCTGACTGCGGCGCACGCCGCCGCGGTCGAGTTCTACGTCGACCGGCTGACCGACCCGGCGGCCCGGCCGGCCCGCGAGTTCCTTGCCCGCCGAGGGTTCGACCGGGCGACCGCCGAGCGGTACGCGTGCGGCTTCGCCCCGGACGCGTGGGACGAGCTGACCCGGCACCTGCGCCAGCGGGGCTTCACCGCGCAGGAGTTGATCACCGCTGGGCTGGCCCGCCAGGCCCGGTCCGGCTCGTTGATCGACCGCTTCCGGCGTCGCCTGCTGTGGCCGATCCGGGAGCTCGGTGGCGACGTCATCGGCTTCGGCGCGCGCAAGCTCTTCGACGACGACGACGGACCCAAGTACCTGAACACCCCGGAGACCCCGATCTACAAGAAGTCCCACGTGCTGTACGGGATCGACCAGGCGAAGCGGGAGATCGCCCGGCAGGGCCGGGCGGTGATCGTCGAGGGCTACACCGACGTGATGGCCTGCCACCTGGCCGGGGTGCCGACCGCCGTCGCCACCTGCGGCACCGCGTTCGGGGCGGACCACATCGGCGTACTGCGCCGGCTGCTGATGGACACCGAGGCCGTCGCCGGGGAGATCATCTTCACCTTCGACGGGGACGCGGCCGGACAGAAGGCGGCGCTGCGCGCGTTCGAGGAGGACCAGCGCTTCGTCGGGCGTACCTTCATCGCGGTCAGCCCGGACAACATGGATCCGTGCGATCTGCGGCTGGCAAAGGGCGACCTCGCCGTGCGCGACCTGGTCGCGCGCCGGGAACCGCTGGTCGACTTCGCGCTGCGGCAGGTACTGAGCCGGTTCGACCTGGACACAGTCGATGGCCGGGTGGAGGCGATGCGGCGGGCTGCGCCGTTGGTGGCGAAGCTCAAGGACCGGGACAAACGCCCGGAGTACGTGCGCAAGCTCGCCGGCGACCTCGGGATGGAGGTCGAACCGGTGCAGCGGGCGGTGCTCGCGGCGGCGGCCGGGCCGCAGCGGACCGCCGGCGGCCGGGCCGCGGTGCCCGAGCCGGCGGCGCCGAAGCCGCGCAACGAGCCGGACAATCCTCAGGCGCTGGTCGAACGGGAGGCGTTGAAGCTCGGGCTCCAGGTGCCGGTGCTCGCCGGCCCGATGTTCGACAACCTCGGCGCGGAGGTCTACCAGCATCCGGTACACGCCGTGCTGCGGGACGCGATGGCGCAGGCCGGCGGGGCCGCAGCCGCCACCACCGGAGCGGTGTGGATCGAGCGGGTCCGGGACAACTGCGCCGACCTCGCGGCTCGGGCGTTGGTCGCCGAGCTTGCGGTCGAACCGCTGCACGTCGACCGGGACGCGGACCCGTACTACGTCTCGGTGACCCTGGCCCGCCTGCAGTGGGGGGCGGTCACCACCCGCATCCGGGAGCTGAAGTCGAAGGTGCAGCGGATCAACCCGGTCACCAACCAGGACGAGTATCTGACCCTGGCCGGGGAGCTGTTCTCCCTGGAACAGCACGCGCGTGCGCTGCGCGAACAAGCCGTGGGAGGGTTGTGA
- a CDS encoding deoxyguanosinetriphosphate triphosphohydrolase: MSASPDGPAVGRAADAHRLVPEPAKDTGYGRSPYERDRARVLHSAGFRRLAAKTQVHLADPSGADGVPRTRLTHSLEVAQIAREMGARLGCDPDVVDVAGLAHDLGHPPFGHNGERALDEVAAGYGGFEGNAQTLRVLTRLEAKVIGPSGDSVGLNLTRASLDATCKYPWPRQPGERKFGVYADDQPVFTWLRDGAPDGRRRCLEAQVMDWADDVAYSVHDLEDGIHGGYIDLGRLIADPDEQAALAADVAAAYSTESADVLAGILAELLARPELRLLIGYDGSHPAQAALKGTTSMLTGAFVAAAVSATRDRSGGQPVRRYAADLVVPRVVRARCALLKGLALRYVMRRPGAAAGYLRQREILAELVEALTGYAPAGLDPVFLPLWSDAPDDRARARVIIDQVASLTDLAAISWHRRLTRPAGRPGPTRV; encoded by the coding sequence GTGAGTGCCTCTCCGGACGGCCCGGCGGTTGGTCGCGCCGCCGACGCGCACCGTCTGGTGCCGGAGCCGGCCAAGGACACCGGCTACGGGCGCAGCCCGTACGAGCGGGACCGGGCCCGGGTGCTGCACTCGGCCGGGTTCCGGCGGCTGGCGGCCAAGACCCAGGTGCATCTGGCGGATCCGAGTGGCGCGGACGGCGTACCCCGGACCCGGTTGACCCATTCGCTGGAGGTCGCGCAGATCGCCCGCGAGATGGGTGCCCGGCTCGGCTGTGACCCGGACGTGGTGGACGTCGCGGGCCTGGCCCACGACCTCGGACACCCGCCCTTCGGACACAACGGTGAGCGGGCGCTGGACGAGGTCGCCGCCGGCTACGGCGGCTTCGAAGGCAACGCGCAGACGCTGCGGGTGCTCACCCGGCTGGAGGCCAAGGTGATCGGTCCGTCCGGCGACTCCGTCGGGCTCAACCTCACCCGGGCCTCGCTCGACGCTACCTGCAAGTACCCCTGGCCACGACAGCCCGGCGAGCGCAAGTTCGGGGTGTACGCCGACGACCAGCCGGTGTTCACCTGGCTGCGCGACGGCGCGCCCGACGGCCGGCGGCGCTGCCTGGAAGCGCAGGTGATGGACTGGGCCGACGACGTCGCGTACTCGGTGCACGACCTGGAGGACGGTATCCACGGCGGCTACATCGACCTCGGTCGGCTGATCGCGGACCCCGACGAACAGGCCGCGCTGGCGGCCGACGTCGCCGCGGCCTACTCCACCGAGTCCGCCGACGTTCTGGCCGGCATCCTGGCCGAGTTGCTGGCCCGACCGGAGTTGCGGCTGCTGATCGGCTACGACGGCAGCCACCCGGCCCAGGCGGCGCTGAAGGGCACGACCAGCATGCTCACCGGGGCGTTCGTCGCCGCCGCGGTGTCGGCCACCCGGGACCGTTCCGGTGGGCAGCCGGTGCGGCGGTACGCGGCCGATCTGGTCGTGCCCCGGGTGGTGCGCGCCCGGTGCGCGCTGCTGAAAGGGCTGGCGTTGCGCTACGTGATGCGTCGGCCCGGTGCCGCCGCCGGCTACCTGCGGCAGCGGGAGATCCTCGCCGAACTCGTCGAGGCGTTGACCGGGTACGCCCCGGCCGGTCTGGACCCGGTCTTCCTCCCATTGTGGTCGGACGCGCCGGACGACCGGGCCCGGGCCCGGGTGATCATCGACCAGGTCGCGTCACTCACCGATCTGGCGGCGATCTCCTGGCACCGGCGGCTGACCCGGCCGGCGGGGCGGCCGGGTCCGACCCGCGTCTGA
- a CDS encoding VOC family protein, with protein sequence MASQWENLVVDAHDPARLARWWAQALGYQIVHEASDEVEIRRSPDQLPGLIFVPVPESKQLKNRLHIDLRPTDQAAEVERLVDMGARRVDIDQGDVTWMVLADPEGNEFCVLSGRG encoded by the coding sequence GTGGCAAGTCAGTGGGAGAACCTGGTGGTCGACGCCCACGACCCGGCCCGGCTGGCCAGATGGTGGGCGCAGGCGCTCGGCTACCAGATCGTGCACGAGGCGTCGGACGAGGTGGAGATCCGGCGCTCACCGGACCAACTGCCCGGGCTGATCTTCGTTCCGGTGCCGGAGAGCAAGCAGTTGAAGAACCGGCTGCACATCGACCTGCGCCCGACGGATCAGGCAGCGGAGGTCGAGCGGCTGGTCGACATGGGTGCCCGCCGGGTCGACATCGACCAGGGTGACGTCACCTGGATGGTGCTGGCGGATCCGGAGGGCAACGAGTTCTGCGTACTCAGCGGACGTGGCTGA
- a CDS encoding roadblock/LC7 domain-containing protein: MDTDTAIVTELNGLRRRVPDVTGSVLTGVDGLLITHDLASAEAESIAALAAASVGLGRRFAMTAGHGDLRETVIHGSRGQVALYPVGDRALLAVLAGPGTDPGLLHAHGRRAARSIGELLRSKPASNVAAPVPGLLDNHAPLAVRTPMATLPYNPALPRRRF; this comes from the coding sequence GTGGACACTGACACCGCTATCGTTACCGAGCTGAACGGGCTACGCCGCCGGGTGCCCGATGTGACCGGCTCCGTACTGACCGGCGTGGACGGCCTGCTGATCACCCACGACCTCGCCAGCGCCGAAGCGGAGAGCATCGCCGCGCTGGCCGCCGCAAGCGTCGGCCTGGGGCGACGGTTCGCGATGACCGCCGGCCACGGTGACCTGAGGGAGACCGTGATCCACGGCAGCCGGGGCCAGGTCGCCCTCTACCCGGTGGGCGACCGGGCGCTGCTCGCCGTACTCGCCGGACCGGGCACCGATCCGGGCCTGCTGCACGCGCACGGCCGCCGGGCGGCGCGGTCGATCGGGGAGCTGCTGCGGAGCAAACCGGCCAGCAACGTCGCGGCACCGGTGCCGGGACTACTGGACAATCACGCGCCGCTGGCGGTCCGCACCCCGATGGCGACCCTGCCGTACAACCCGGCGTTACCGCGCCGCCGGTTCTGA